In the Elioraea tepida genome, one interval contains:
- the gmk gene encoding guanylate kinase, translating into MSEANADGIARRGLLFVLSSPSGGGKTSVGRALREGDPNLHLSVSLTTRPARPGERDGVDYHFVDETTFLRAVAAKAMIEHAEVYAHRYGTPRAPVERALALGQDMLFDIDWQGMRQLRAALPGDVVSLYLLPPSMAELERRLAARGQDDAATVARRMARAAEEIGHWEEYDYVLVNRDFDETVAAARAILAAERLRRSRRTGLAAFVSGLLGG; encoded by the coding sequence TTGAGTGAGGCGAATGCGGACGGCATCGCCCGGCGCGGGCTCCTGTTCGTCCTGTCCTCTCCCTCGGGCGGCGGCAAGACCTCGGTCGGCCGCGCGCTGCGCGAGGGCGACCCGAACCTCCACCTCTCCGTCTCTCTGACCACGCGTCCCGCCCGGCCGGGAGAGCGCGACGGGGTCGATTATCATTTCGTTGACGAGACGACCTTCCTGCGCGCCGTCGCGGCGAAGGCGATGATCGAGCATGCAGAGGTCTATGCGCACCGCTACGGCACGCCGCGCGCGCCGGTTGAGCGGGCCCTCGCCCTCGGCCAGGACATGCTGTTCGACATCGACTGGCAGGGCATGCGGCAGCTCCGCGCCGCGCTGCCTGGGGATGTGGTCTCGCTCTACCTGCTTCCGCCCTCGATGGCCGAGCTCGAGCGCCGGCTTGCGGCGCGCGGGCAGGACGATGCCGCGACGGTCGCCCGCAGGATGGCGCGCGCCGCGGAGGAGATCGGCCACTGGGAGGAGTACGACTACGTTCTCGTCAACCGCGACTTCGACGAGACGGTCGCCGCCGCGCGGGCGATCCTCGCCGCGGAGCGGCTCCGCCGAAGCCGGCGCACCGGTCTCGCCGCCTTCGTCTCAGGGCTGCTCGGAGGCTGA
- a CDS encoding YicC/YloC family endoribonuclease, giving the protein MHTPLSPDLASMTGFARDRGEAHGIAWVWELKSVNGRGLDLRFRLPPGWDAIEPGLRKAAEGRLKRGSLSATLSIRRQDETGRPVLDRAALETAIALAAEVRALLPDSPPPRATDLLALPGVLRSTALEEPDEALMEARLGAVAESFARALAALDQARRAEGARLGAVLAARLAELEALVAEAEADAATQPRAVRDRLVASLRALASETPALSEERIAAEAALLASRADVREELDRLSAHIAAARALLAEGRLVGRRLDFLTQELTREANTLCAKAASRSLTATGLALKAAIEQFREQVQNLE; this is encoded by the coding sequence ATGCACACCCCCCTCTCGCCCGACCTCGCCTCGATGACGGGCTTCGCGCGCGACCGCGGTGAAGCCCACGGCATCGCCTGGGTGTGGGAGCTCAAGAGCGTCAATGGCCGTGGCCTCGACCTCCGCTTCCGCCTCCCCCCCGGATGGGACGCGATCGAGCCGGGGCTGAGGAAAGCGGCTGAGGGACGGCTCAAGCGCGGCAGCCTCAGCGCCACGCTCTCGATCCGCAGGCAGGACGAGACCGGCCGCCCCGTTCTCGACCGGGCCGCTCTCGAGACGGCGATCGCGCTTGCCGCCGAGGTGCGTGCGCTGCTGCCCGACAGCCCCCCGCCGAGGGCGACCGACCTGCTCGCGCTCCCCGGCGTGCTGCGCAGCACCGCCCTCGAGGAGCCGGACGAGGCGCTGATGGAGGCACGCCTTGGGGCGGTGGCCGAGAGCTTCGCCCGGGCGCTCGCCGCTCTCGACCAGGCTCGGCGCGCCGAGGGGGCGCGGCTCGGCGCTGTGCTCGCCGCGCGCCTTGCTGAGCTCGAGGCGCTCGTGGCCGAGGCGGAGGCGGATGCGGCGACGCAGCCCAGAGCGGTGCGGGACCGGCTCGTCGCCTCGCTGCGCGCTCTTGCCAGCGAGACGCCCGCTCTCAGCGAGGAGCGGATCGCCGCTGAAGCCGCCCTCCTCGCCTCGCGCGCCGATGTGCGCGAGGAGCTCGACCGGCTCTCCGCCCATATCGCCGCCGCCCGAGCGCTGCTCGCGGAAGGCAGGCTGGTCGGCCGGCGGCTCGACTTCCTGACCCAGGAGCTGACGCGCGAGGCCAACACGCTCTGCGCCAAGGCGGCGAGCCGAAGCCTCACCGCCACGGGGCTTGCGCTGAAGGCCGCGATCGAGCAGTTCCGCGAACAGGTGCAGAACCTTGAGTGA